TATCATTACGCTATAAAGAGAAATATCAGCACATTCTGGTACTCCATTGCAGCTATTACAGCTACACTTCTAAGATTTGTAGCGAGGCAAACATGTAGACTTATGACGGGCCTACATTCGTACCATAAACCAGAACACAATAAGAATACCCAGATATTTTTGGAGGACACATTATTTTGTCTGAAGTTTGCAGTTGCATTACATCTCTTTATGTTTTCGGGCATTTGCACGGGGGGAGTTAGTCGTCTCTCAACTGAAGAAGAGACAATAAGATGACCTGTACAGTTATAAGAAAATGTAGTaatatttattctattttaatccacaatgaaaaaaatctgttgtctCTGCATTACCAGTATATCCTGGGTATAAAACACTCCTGAACATATCAATAAGCAGctaacactgcagcactgtcCAACAACAATGTTGGATTATTGTTCTGTTTGACTTGTCTGTTTGTCAATAATGAAACAGCTAAAAGTTACTAATTCAATCTGATTGGTGCTCTTGTCCCCAAAGTAttcatttgtctctgtgttaGTGTTATATCTGATTTTTCATCAGTGTAAGTGTAGAATATCCGGTGGTGATCTTTTGCAATATTGACATACACAGAAGTGTCTGACTGCACTTACCACAGTATGAAAATCCTCTAATATTCCAATAAAAGGGCTGATTGATACACTGCTGTTTAGAAATGAGTTCAGAGATATAACAGTATCTTAATTACAAGAGGGCTGTGCTTTATTTTACcagaaaatgccatttttttaagctttttaaaaccattttctCACACCAGACCTTTGGCAATAAAGTATAAGTGTGTCTCTATGACAGACTGTCATGTGGATCACAGcagagtctgtgtgtttataactattccagaaaaataaaattatctGCAGTATAATCAGACATTATTTTCACATAGAGCCCTAAAAAAAATAGTCCCACATCTTAACTTAAGCACTTTCTATTGCAATATACTGAAGACAGAATGAACAAGAAAGAAAACGTATATACATCCATGTACAGAATAAATTAGTTCTAAGAAACAAAAGTAGGAACTAGGATttgcaaaaaacagaaaaattctTGCCTTTCACTTAACAGTGTCGTCTTTAAACTCACAGAGAGAAATatagacaaataaacaaacaaaacctccCTCCAACCAAAGCTCTGCTGGGGTCTACTCAGCTGTGGCTCCATCTTCTGGTTCATAATGCTGCAGctagagagatggaggaaggaaaaTACGTCAGTCAGAAAATTCTAGTTGTATCTGTGGCAAATTGGCAGatacaacaataaaatataatacGGCTTAAAACAGACATTCATCAGCATATTGCTCTATAGCGTGTCCAATCATAAGGACTTGTTTAACAGAACTCCACTGGAAGGTATGAGAGATCTCTGAGCATGTAATCCTCTCCTGGGAATGACACCTGTGTTTAAGTCCATTTACAGTTTCACATCAATTACTGTCCCAAAACATGTATATTCATTTACAACTTCAATACAGCCACTGTTGGTAGCTACTCCTTGGTGTGTCGTCATCATCAAAAATGATTTCCTTCGTTTTTAACTGAAGAAAGCTCATCCTTTAACACATCcatgctgctctgtttcatCTGCAGTGATCAAACCAATAATGGCTGTGTTATCTGCAAATTCAGCCTTGAGCATTCTCAGATTAGTTACTTCTAAATTTCTTCGTATGAAGAGCAAACAGAACTGGAGAGATAGCGCTCCCTTGTGGGGCCcgtgttaataataataatccagcaCTGCAGCGTTTACTATTTATGTGTTGTCTGAAATGACAAGCACAGCTTTTACAATAACAACAAGCAAAACTTTACCTTTGTTTTCAggtctttattttcctctgccAGGCGTGCACACTTCTGCCTCAAATCAATCACCTCCTGTTGCAGAGcctcagtgtttgctgcagtCAGGCCAGCGGCACCAAGATGCTCCTTGACAAATCTGGAGAAAGTTGGTTAAAGAATCCAACAAGCAGTGGCCTCCTTAATTAACCAAGTTCTgaacatttgtctttgttgcttGCGTTCAGAGTGGTGGGTGGTAAACTTCAATCCAATGTttaaatcacaatcacaatcaaCTAAACCAAGAGACAATTTCTGCAACCACTCAAAAGGTTCGGCAGAGTCCGGTTGTGTTGTTTGAAGGATACTCCAGAGCATTGTTGGGCCTCTCTTGTTGTTCGTACAAAGCCACTAGAACTGAAAAccaagagggaaaaacagacgAGTTAAATAAATTACAAGAATTACTGGTACGACTGATAGGGCTGTATCACACGTCAATACTTTTTTGGGCACTGACCAAATCTGATACAGAAACCAACTTTTAGCAGCAAATGTCTTGTTTGCTTGTTCTTCTGGGTAGATATTTGTTGAGTTAAATACATAACAAGTCAAAGTTCTTCGACAGCTGTGTTCGAACAAAATTAAAACGCGTTTGAGAATTTTTGCataatttgttatttgttttgtaagaAAAAAGGGGTTTGTTGAACAGCATTTTTATATTCCTCCATGTGAGACATCAAAAGTATTGCTTTACTGTCAATATTGGAACTATTGTGTTGGCATtggcattaaacacaaacaataactAGTCCTAATTACTAAGACAGTAAATCAAGTTCCAAATCATGCCATCAGATGATAATTTGGTGTGTACTAATCACAGAGAGTCAAGATTTTGCTGGTCCTTGGTATTTTCAGGTCAGTCCTGTCAGAAGAGATAATCTTCTTTTCAGATCTCCTGGCTGCTTAATTTGCTTTTCATTATAAAGTGAAGTTTGTGAGCAGCGCCCAAGCCCAGTGAGAAAAGACCACTGCAGAAAAAAGTGCCATACCACTGGTCAGACTGTCAACAACACCAGTTTTCTCCAAGTACCTCCGGAACTGTTCCCTTTTGGAGTCTGCAGCCTGAAGGATCAAAAATCAGACACTTTAACTGATAACAAAACTGTCAATTGTCAGGTGTAGTCCACTAGACTATCCCATAAAGATGTAGATGTATGacaaaattgtttaaaaaattcTCAGAAAATGCTGGTCAAAGAGCAGTTTGTCGTTGGGTTTCCTGACAGTATCTCAACAACATTTACGACCcataaacactaaaaactacAACACGAGCTGTCACAGGTGGCCAGTCTACTCACTAATGAATACCTTGTAACCTGCAGGGTTGCTAATATTAGCTTAGCTAGCTTACAGCTACTGGACAAGAAGCAGTTTCTCCAGAGCATTAGTGTAAGATACAACGGCAGCAAACACACTTACTCTGTAATGTGCCATAATGGAGAAGGCTATAAAGTTGACTTTCTTCTTATAGATGCTATGTTTT
Above is a window of Chelmon rostratus isolate fCheRos1 chromosome 8, fCheRos1.pri, whole genome shotgun sequence DNA encoding:
- the LOC121609903 gene encoding c-Myc-binding protein-like, producing the protein MAHYRAADSKREQFRRYLEKTGVVDSLTSVLVALYEQQERPNNALEFVKEHLGAAGLTAANTEALQQEVIDLRQKCARLAEENKDLKTKLQHYEPEDGATAE